Proteins encoded together in one Sinorhizobium sp. B11 window:
- a CDS encoding ABC transporter permease, translating into MMALIDIVSSAGLWAAVLRIATPLIFGTLGALLCERAGVLNLGIEGIMTFGAMIGWLAVFHGADLWTGLLVAAFAGAIFGLLHALLTVTLGLSQHVTGLGITLFASSLSYFIFRLVVPLAGTPPTIVPFQPIDIPVLSGLPFLGPALFAQTAPTYLAIFLALAMGYLIFRTPLGLTIRMTGENPHAAEAQGIDPIRIRYGAIIAGSALMAVGGAFLTLSAFNSFFPTMVQGRGWISIALVVFASWRPGRALLGALLFAFFDAFQLRLQTVFGGVVPYQLFLMTPYLLSIAALAVMARRARVPQALMQPYRRGER; encoded by the coding sequence ATGATGGCTCTGATCGACATTGTCTCCTCTGCAGGCCTCTGGGCGGCCGTGCTGCGCATCGCGACACCGCTGATCTTCGGCACGCTCGGCGCGCTGCTCTGCGAGCGAGCGGGCGTGCTCAATCTCGGCATCGAAGGCATCATGACCTTCGGGGCGATGATTGGCTGGCTCGCGGTCTTTCATGGCGCCGATCTCTGGACCGGCCTTCTGGTCGCAGCCTTTGCCGGCGCGATCTTCGGTCTGCTGCATGCGCTGCTGACCGTCACGCTTGGCCTGTCGCAGCACGTCACGGGCCTCGGCATCACGCTCTTTGCCTCCAGCCTCAGTTATTTCATTTTCCGCCTGGTCGTGCCGCTTGCCGGGACACCGCCGACGATCGTGCCCTTCCAGCCGATCGATATTCCCGTCCTCTCCGGTCTGCCCTTCCTCGGCCCTGCGCTCTTTGCACAGACGGCGCCGACCTATCTGGCGATCTTCCTGGCACTCGCGATGGGCTATCTGATCTTCCGAACGCCACTCGGCCTGACGATCCGCATGACCGGCGAAAACCCGCATGCCGCCGAGGCGCAGGGCATAGACCCGATCCGGATCCGTTATGGTGCAATCATTGCCGGAAGCGCCTTGATGGCGGTCGGCGGCGCCTTTCTGACGCTCTCTGCCTTCAACAGCTTCTTCCCAACCATGGTCCAGGGGCGCGGCTGGATTTCCATTGCGCTCGTCGTCTTCGCCTCGTGGCGGCCCGGCCGGGCCCTGCTCGGCGCGCTGCTCTTTGCCTTCTTCGATGCCTTCCAGCTGCGGCTGCAGACGGTGTTCGGCGGGGTCGTGCCCTATCAGCTTTTCCTGATGACGCCCTATCTCCTGTCGATCGCAGCTCTTGCCGTGATGGCGCGACGCGCCCGCGTGCCGCAGGCGCTGATGCAGCCCTATCGCCGCGGCGAGCGGTGA
- a CDS encoding ABC transporter ATP-binding protein yields MTSAPVLQLDSISKRFGAIQANDDISLSLAKGEVLALLGENGAGKTTLMSILFGHYVPDAGTIHIEGSELPAGRPRAAIRAGIGMVHQHFSLAPNLTVLENVMTGTEKLWSFKSERTAGRARLLAIAARFGLGVNPDARLGDLSVGEQQRVEILKALYNDARILILDEPTAVLTNIEAERLFQTLREMARQGLSLIFISHKLDEVISAADRVVVLRGGKVVAERRTGETSKAELAELMVGRRVTRPVREASTPGAVVFEAVGVTVTDGGQERLRDISFQLHAGETLGIIGVSGNGQATLSHLVSGLVSWSRGDIMLFGQPVTELSVKSLIDARIGRIPEDRNKEGAIGELAVWENAVLERIASPRFSRHGLVDRKAGMTFAQEIIAEFDIRGGGPSTRTRLMSGGNMQKLILGRNLHDRPKILIAAQPTRGLDEGAVAAVHARILQARKEGTAVLLISEDLDEVIGLADRIQAIVKGRLSPPIDAQSADPRKLGLMMSGEWMSEARHAS; encoded by the coding sequence ATGACATCAGCTCCCGTGCTCCAGCTCGACAGTATCAGCAAGCGTTTCGGCGCGATCCAGGCCAATGACGATATTTCGCTGAGCCTCGCCAAGGGCGAAGTGCTGGCCCTGCTCGGCGAAAACGGCGCCGGCAAGACGACGCTGATGAGCATCCTCTTCGGCCATTATGTGCCGGATGCAGGAACGATCCATATCGAAGGCAGCGAATTGCCGGCTGGCCGGCCCCGCGCGGCGATCCGCGCCGGCATCGGCATGGTGCACCAGCATTTCTCCCTGGCGCCCAACCTGACCGTTCTCGAAAACGTCATGACGGGGACGGAAAAGCTCTGGTCCTTCAAATCGGAGAGAACGGCCGGCCGCGCCAGGCTTCTCGCCATTGCTGCCCGCTTCGGCCTCGGCGTCAACCCCGATGCCCGGCTTGGCGACCTCTCGGTCGGCGAGCAGCAGCGCGTCGAAATCCTCAAGGCGCTCTATAACGATGCCCGAATTCTCATCCTCGACGAGCCGACGGCGGTGCTGACCAATATCGAGGCGGAGCGCCTTTTCCAGACGCTTCGGGAAATGGCCCGGCAGGGCCTGTCGCTGATCTTCATTTCTCACAAGCTTGACGAGGTGATCAGTGCAGCCGACCGCGTCGTCGTGCTGCGCGGCGGAAAGGTCGTCGCCGAGCGGCGGACCGGCGAGACCAGCAAGGCGGAGCTCGCCGAACTCATGGTTGGCCGCCGGGTGACGCGCCCGGTGCGCGAAGCGTCTACGCCCGGCGCGGTCGTTTTCGAGGCTGTCGGTGTCACCGTCACTGACGGCGGCCAGGAGCGGCTGAGAGATATCAGCTTTCAGCTCCATGCCGGCGAGACACTCGGCATTATCGGCGTCTCCGGGAATGGCCAGGCGACACTCAGCCATCTCGTCAGCGGACTGGTGAGCTGGAGCCGCGGCGATATCATGCTCTTCGGGCAGCCGGTCACCGAACTCAGTGTCAAAAGTCTCATCGATGCCCGCATCGGCCGCATTCCGGAGGACCGCAATAAGGAAGGGGCGATCGGCGAACTCGCGGTCTGGGAAAATGCCGTGCTGGAGCGCATCGCCTCGCCGCGCTTCTCTCGCCATGGGCTGGTCGACCGCAAGGCCGGCATGACCTTTGCCCAGGAGATCATCGCGGAGTTCGATATTCGCGGCGGCGGACCCTCGACGCGCACGCGGCTTATGTCTGGCGGCAACATGCAGAAGCTGATCCTTGGACGCAACCTGCATGACAGGCCGAAGATCCTGATTGCGGCGCAGCCGACACGTGGGCTCGACGAGGGCGCGGTCGCCGCCGTCCATGCCCGGATATTGCAGGCACGCAAGGAGGGCACGGCCGTGCTTCTGATATCTGAGGATCTGGACGAGGTGATCGGCCTTGCCGATCGCATCCAGGCGATCGTCAAGGGGCGTCTGTCGCCCCCCATCGATGCACAAAGTGCCGATCCCCGAAAACTCGGCCTGATGATGTCAGGTGAATGGATGTCCGAGGCCCGGCATGCGTCTTGA
- a CDS encoding aldose 1-epimerase produces the protein MAIIDLQGGALSARISTTGGLLLHYSWLRDGLTIPLLRPAADSADALSSACYPLVPFGNRVRGNRFTFKGHDYSLRPNRDWDPHYLHGDGWLAEWDLLSRDSSNARIAFRHRADGTPYSYQAEQSFALTPDGLELCMRVENTGDEALPFGLGWHPFFPLSERTTLLAKADRFWTEAEGWLPGEPAEIPADLDFSRAAVLPQRWINNGFEGWNGTARITWPETSTVLDLTADPIFRHAVLFLSDKRFDPGFRRDYFCFEPMSHLANGHNLPGLGDLTVLRPGESLAGSIRLQPQEIG, from the coding sequence ATGGCCATCATCGATTTGCAGGGCGGTGCGCTTTCGGCCCGCATTTCTACGACAGGCGGCCTGCTCCTTCATTATTCCTGGCTGCGGGACGGCCTGACAATCCCGCTTCTGCGGCCGGCGGCCGATAGTGCCGATGCACTTTCCTCTGCCTGCTATCCGCTCGTGCCCTTTGGCAATCGCGTCAGAGGCAACCGCTTCACCTTTAAGGGGCACGACTACAGCCTGCGGCCGAACAGGGACTGGGATCCGCATTACCTGCATGGCGATGGCTGGCTGGCGGAATGGGACCTTCTTTCCAGGGATAGCAGCAACGCGCGGATTGCTTTTCGTCATCGAGCCGACGGCACGCCCTATAGCTACCAGGCAGAGCAGAGCTTCGCACTGACACCAGACGGGCTGGAACTCTGCATGCGGGTGGAAAATACCGGTGACGAAGCCTTGCCTTTCGGGCTTGGCTGGCATCCCTTCTTTCCGCTGAGCGAGCGCACGACGCTTCTGGCAAAGGCCGATCGCTTCTGGACCGAAGCGGAGGGCTGGCTGCCGGGCGAGCCCGCCGAAATCCCCGCGGATCTCGATTTCTCGCGGGCAGCCGTACTGCCGCAGCGCTGGATCAACAATGGATTCGAGGGCTGGAACGGTACGGCACGCATCACCTGGCCCGAGACGAGCACAGTGCTCGACCTGACGGCCGACCCGATCTTCCGCCACGCCGTCCTCTTCCTGTCGGACAAGCGTTTCGACCCGGGATTTCGCAGGGACTATTTCTGCTTCGAGCCGATGTCGCATCTCGCCAACGGGCACAATCTTCCTGGTCTCGGCGATCTCACCGTCCTGCGGCCAGGCGAAAGCCTCGCGGGCTCGATCCGTCTGCAGCCACAGGAAATCGGCTGA
- a CDS encoding arabinose ABC transporter substrate-binding protein has translation MRFFKAAVLAGAFAVLAAGSVLAEDVKIGFIVKQPEEPWFQDEWKFADQAAKEKGFTVVKIGAEDGEKVQSAIDNLGAQGAQGFIICTPDVKLGPGIVAKAAANQLKLMTVDDRLVGADGKPLEDVPHMGISATKIGEGVGQAIVDEMKKRGWDMKNVGAIRVSYDQLPTAVDRVEGAISVLKAAGFPAENIYDAPQAKTDTEAALNAATTVLNKHADVKYWIAFGLNDEAVLGAVRASESVGIPADNMIGVGIGGAESAINEFKKPSATGFFGTVIISPKRHGYETALNMYDWIANGKEPEKVTLTSGSLALRGDYEKVRKDLGIE, from the coding sequence ATGCGCTTCTTCAAAGCAGCCGTCCTCGCTGGCGCCTTTGCCGTTCTGGCCGCCGGCTCCGTATTGGCGGAGGATGTCAAGATCGGGTTCATCGTAAAGCAGCCGGAAGAGCCCTGGTTCCAGGACGAATGGAAGTTCGCTGACCAGGCCGCCAAGGAAAAGGGTTTCACCGTCGTCAAGATCGGCGCCGAAGATGGCGAGAAGGTCCAGTCGGCGATCGACAACCTTGGTGCGCAGGGCGCCCAAGGCTTCATTATCTGCACGCCTGACGTCAAGCTCGGCCCCGGCATCGTTGCCAAGGCTGCCGCCAACCAGCTCAAGCTGATGACGGTCGACGACCGTCTGGTCGGCGCCGACGGCAAGCCGCTGGAAGACGTGCCGCATATGGGCATTTCCGCTACCAAGATCGGCGAAGGCGTGGGCCAGGCGATCGTCGACGAAATGAAGAAGCGCGGTTGGGACATGAAGAATGTCGGCGCGATCCGCGTCTCCTACGATCAGCTGCCGACCGCCGTCGACCGCGTCGAAGGCGCCATCTCGGTTCTGAAGGCTGCCGGCTTCCCGGCCGAAAACATCTACGACGCGCCGCAGGCAAAGACGGATACGGAAGCAGCGCTCAATGCCGCGACTACCGTTCTCAACAAGCATGCCGACGTGAAGTACTGGATCGCCTTCGGCCTCAATGACGAAGCGGTCCTCGGCGCCGTGCGCGCATCGGAATCGGTCGGCATTCCCGCCGACAACATGATCGGCGTCGGCATCGGCGGTGCGGAATCGGCAATCAACGAGTTCAAGAAGCCGTCCGCAACCGGCTTCTTCGGCACGGTCATCATCTCGCCGAAGCGTCACGGCTATGAAACCGCACTCAACATGTATGACTGGATCGCCAACGGCAAGGAGCCGGAAAAGGTCACGCTGACCTCGGGTTCCCTCGCTCTGCGTGGCGACTACGAAAAGGTTCGCAAGGACCTCGGCATCGAATAA
- a CDS encoding SDR family oxidoreductase, translating into MPNRLSGKRVFITGAAQGIGQAIAEAFAAEDARLFLVDRDEKLLEETAAALAAKGAVLGYQAADITDGDAIKAAVVKAASEIGSINALVNNAGVNVFAEPLQTTDEEWQRCFDINLKGAWHCCRSVLPQMITEGGGVILNIASTHAFTIIPHTFPYPLAKHALLGMTKSLGIEYAPQNVRVNAIAPGYVSTQKVIDYWNGFADPEKAKAETMKLHPGGRIATPKEIAMAAVFMISDECTFMNATCLTIDGGLSVMQHQ; encoded by the coding sequence ATGCCAAACCGCCTTTCCGGAAAACGGGTCTTCATCACGGGCGCCGCCCAGGGGATCGGACAGGCGATCGCCGAGGCATTCGCAGCAGAGGATGCCCGCCTCTTCCTCGTCGACCGCGATGAAAAGCTGCTCGAGGAAACTGCTGCCGCCCTTGCTGCAAAGGGGGCCGTGCTCGGTTACCAGGCAGCCGATATCACTGATGGCGATGCGATCAAGGCGGCCGTTGTAAAAGCGGCAAGCGAGATCGGCAGCATCAATGCCCTCGTCAACAATGCCGGCGTCAATGTCTTTGCCGAACCATTGCAGACGACAGACGAAGAGTGGCAGCGATGCTTCGACATCAATCTCAAGGGTGCCTGGCACTGCTGCCGCTCAGTGCTGCCGCAGATGATCACAGAAGGTGGTGGCGTGATCCTCAATATCGCCTCGACCCACGCCTTCACCATCATTCCCCACACCTTCCCCTACCCTCTCGCCAAACATGCGCTTCTCGGCATGACCAAGTCCCTCGGCATCGAATATGCGCCTCAAAACGTGCGTGTGAACGCGATCGCGCCCGGCTACGTCTCGACCCAGAAGGTCATCGATTACTGGAACGGCTTTGCCGATCCCGAAAAGGCAAAGGCTGAGACCATGAAACTGCATCCGGGCGGTCGCATCGCCACGCCGAAGGAAATCGCCATGGCGGCGGTTTTCATGATCTCGGATGAGTGCACCTTCATGAACGCCACCTGCCTGACGATCGATGGCGGTTTGAGCGTCATGCAGCACCAATAG
- a CDS encoding ABC transporter permease, which produces MRLERRDHRPLYLVVAAPVGAVIAALAIAGILIALAGAPVFEAYWRILTGAFGTRLSATETLTRATPLMLTGLAAAVAFRARLWNIGAEGQFYLGAITVAALGSKLLAGLPAALLIPALLVTGAVAGMVLILVPLWLRLRFSVDEVVTSLLLNFVALLFVSMLIDGVLKDPLAFGWPQSMPVSDHALLPKLVARSRLHVGFIIAIVIAFAVYFLQSRTVFGLRSRAAGLNPAGAVFAGVPLGMTLVKVACLSGGLAGLAGAIEVMGVKGYVTTDLSPGFGYSGIIVAMLANLHPIGVIAAALFTATMFVGADGMSRALGIPTYIADVTVAVSLLTMLIALFFTQYRIRR; this is translated from the coding sequence ATGCGTCTTGAACGTCGCGATCACCGTCCGCTCTACCTGGTCGTGGCAGCCCCTGTCGGTGCCGTCATCGCCGCACTCGCCATTGCCGGGATTCTGATTGCGCTCGCAGGCGCCCCTGTCTTCGAAGCCTATTGGCGCATTCTGACCGGCGCCTTCGGCACGCGGCTTTCGGCGACGGAGACGCTGACGCGAGCGACGCCGTTGATGCTGACCGGCCTTGCCGCAGCTGTCGCCTTCCGCGCCCGGCTCTGGAATATCGGCGCCGAAGGCCAGTTCTATCTTGGCGCCATCACGGTTGCGGCACTCGGCTCCAAGCTCCTGGCAGGCCTGCCGGCGGCACTTCTCATCCCTGCTTTGCTGGTCACGGGCGCCGTTGCCGGCATGGTGCTGATCCTCGTGCCGCTCTGGCTGCGGCTACGCTTTTCGGTCGATGAAGTGGTCACCAGCCTGCTGTTGAATTTTGTCGCCCTGCTCTTCGTCTCCATGCTGATCGATGGCGTCCTGAAGGATCCGCTCGCCTTCGGCTGGCCGCAATCCATGCCGGTGAGCGATCATGCGCTGCTGCCGAAGCTGGTGGCGCGTTCGCGGCTGCATGTCGGCTTCATCATCGCCATCGTCATTGCATTTGCCGTATATTTTCTCCAGTCGCGCACTGTCTTCGGTCTGCGTTCGCGCGCCGCCGGTCTCAATCCTGCCGGCGCCGTCTTTGCCGGCGTTCCGCTTGGCATGACGCTGGTGAAAGTCGCATGCCTTTCCGGCGGTCTGGCGGGTCTCGCTGGTGCGATCGAGGTGATGGGCGTCAAGGGTTATGTAACGACCGATCTCTCGCCCGGCTTCGGTTATTCCGGCATCATCGTCGCCATGCTCGCGAACCTGCACCCGATCGGCGTGATTGCGGCGGCCCTCTTCACGGCCACGATGTTCGTCGGCGCCGACGGCATGAGCCGGGCGCTCGGCATACCGACCTATATTGCCGACGTGACCGTCGCCGTCTCTCTGCTCACCATGCTGATCGCCCTGTTCTTCACCCAATACAGGATCCGCAGATGA
- a CDS encoding amidase: MNGIEKSKGSIPGGDAIALAARIGTGAFDCTEAMKAAISAARAKDALGAICHLDEDLGLANAAALDREYRDNPAIFSVRPFAGVPTLAKDLGGPFKGLPVRAGSHLFDGMLDPSADSDLADRFRRAGFSLFGLTTSPEVGLSLASEPMRGPVCCNPLDPSRTAGGSSGGAAAAVAAGIVAIAHATDAGGSIRVPAACCGLIGLKPSRGAIPGGPGFGNHLGGIASELAVCRSVRDAGAIFDALHGKPAGPYPEPALDRNERPRRRIGLLTDTGSDFPTEAARQQTVEAAARSLEGDGHEIVIVDWQRLEASVIASAAIFADIIAINLAWLVDSFHLDLSKAEPLTAAFAVRGARLAPTALWQSLSTMPHVSHDLWHLFDDIDCLLTPMLATAPLPVGSFPTDHQDTDLHLNRMARFAPLACLANISGFPALTLPFGSDADGMPLPVQLLAPMGREPLLLALASRLEAEQRWTHPHAIAGLAP, from the coding sequence ATGAACGGGATTGAGAAAAGCAAGGGCTCTATACCGGGCGGCGACGCGATTGCGCTCGCCGCCCGGATCGGGACCGGTGCATTTGATTGTACCGAAGCGATGAAGGCTGCGATTTCCGCCGCCAGGGCGAAAGATGCGCTGGGCGCGATCTGTCATCTCGACGAAGATCTGGGCCTCGCGAATGCCGCCGCGCTTGATCGCGAATATCGGGACAATCCCGCCATATTCTCCGTCCGGCCGTTTGCCGGCGTGCCGACACTTGCAAAGGATCTCGGCGGCCCGTTCAAGGGCCTTCCGGTTCGCGCTGGCTCGCATCTCTTCGACGGCATGCTCGATCCGTCTGCCGATTCCGATCTGGCAGATCGTTTTCGTCGGGCCGGTTTCAGCCTCTTCGGTCTCACCACCAGCCCGGAAGTCGGGCTCTCCCTCGCAAGCGAACCCATGCGCGGACCCGTCTGCTGCAATCCCCTTGACCCCTCCCGTACCGCGGGCGGCTCCTCGGGCGGCGCTGCCGCTGCGGTTGCTGCCGGTATCGTGGCGATTGCCCACGCAACGGATGCCGGTGGTTCCATTCGCGTGCCCGCCGCCTGTTGTGGTCTAATCGGCCTGAAGCCCAGCCGCGGCGCCATTCCAGGCGGCCCGGGCTTCGGCAATCATCTTGGCGGCATCGCCAGTGAGTTGGCAGTCTGCCGCTCGGTCCGCGATGCCGGTGCTATCTTCGACGCGCTTCATGGAAAACCCGCTGGCCCTTACCCGGAGCCGGCGCTCGACAGGAACGAAAGACCCCGCCGGCGCATCGGCCTGCTGACCGATACCGGCAGCGACTTTCCGACCGAGGCTGCACGGCAGCAAACCGTAGAGGCCGCGGCCCGCAGCCTCGAGGGGGACGGACATGAGATCGTCATCGTGGACTGGCAGCGGCTTGAAGCGAGTGTCATCGCGAGTGCCGCCATTTTCGCCGACATCATCGCAATCAATCTGGCATGGCTCGTTGATAGCTTCCATCTTGACCTCTCGAAGGCCGAACCTCTGACGGCAGCCTTTGCGGTGCGCGGGGCCAGACTTGCGCCGACTGCGCTCTGGCAGAGCCTCAGCACCATGCCGCATGTCAGCCATGACCTCTGGCACCTGTTCGACGATATCGATTGCCTGCTGACGCCGATGCTTGCGACAGCCCCTCTGCCGGTCGGCTCCTTCCCGACTGACCATCAGGATACCGACCTGCATCTGAACCGCATGGCGCGCTTTGCGCCACTTGCCTGTCTTGCCAATATTTCCGGCTTTCCGGCGCTGACACTGCCTTTTGGAAGCGATGCGGACGGAATGCCGCTGCCTGTGCAATTGCTGGCACCGATGGGCCGGGAACCGCTGCTGCTTGCCCTTGCCTCGCGGCTGGAAGCAGAGCAACGTTGGACCCACCCCCATGCCATTGCGGGACTTGCCCCATGA
- a CDS encoding BMP family protein, with product MKNQIIMSRRTVLASGMALGATAFAPKLWAQEKLKVAGIHASPVENAWNSCLHKALQDAASEGVIEYVFSEGVSGTDYPRAMREYAEQGNALIVGEAYAVEREARQVAADYPKTAFMLGSSGEPSGDNFGVFGTWNHDGAYLAGMLAGKMTKSGIVGSVGALPIPEVNMLMNAFAAGVKEVRPDAKHLVAFIGTFFDPPKAREAGLAQIDAGADILFGERIGTADAAKERGIKSVGSLIDYTPRYPDTVFANAIWGFRPILNAAIADVKAGKPTGNNYTRFGLMKEGGSDIVYVKGVAPAEAEAAMEAKRAAIKSGAFEVPIMPEEPK from the coding sequence ATGAAAAATCAGATCATTATGTCTCGCCGCACGGTGCTTGCCTCCGGCATGGCACTCGGTGCAACCGCCTTTGCACCCAAGCTCTGGGCGCAGGAAAAACTGAAGGTTGCAGGCATTCACGCCTCGCCTGTAGAAAATGCCTGGAACTCCTGTCTGCACAAGGCCCTTCAGGACGCCGCTTCGGAAGGCGTGATCGAATACGTCTTCTCCGAAGGCGTTTCGGGCACCGACTATCCGCGTGCCATGCGCGAATATGCCGAGCAGGGCAACGCCCTCATCGTCGGCGAGGCCTATGCCGTCGAGCGCGAAGCCCGCCAGGTTGCCGCCGACTATCCGAAGACCGCTTTCATGCTGGGCTCCAGCGGCGAGCCGTCGGGCGACAATTTCGGCGTCTTCGGCACGTGGAACCATGACGGCGCCTATCTTGCCGGCATGCTCGCGGGCAAGATGACGAAGTCGGGCATTGTCGGCTCGGTCGGCGCGCTGCCGATCCCGGAAGTCAACATGCTGATGAATGCCTTTGCTGCCGGCGTGAAGGAAGTCCGCCCGGATGCCAAGCACCTCGTCGCCTTCATCGGCACCTTCTTCGATCCGCCGAAGGCGCGCGAAGCCGGCCTTGCCCAGATCGATGCCGGCGCCGACATCCTGTTCGGCGAGCGCATCGGCACGGCAGACGCTGCCAAGGAGCGCGGCATCAAGTCGGTCGGTTCGCTGATCGACTATACGCCGCGTTATCCCGACACCGTCTTTGCCAATGCCATCTGGGGTTTCCGCCCGATCCTGAACGCGGCAATCGCCGATGTGAAGGCTGGCAAGCCGACCGGCAACAACTACACCCGCTTTGGCCTGATGAAGGAAGGCGGCAGCGATATCGTCTACGTCAAGGGTGTCGCACCGGCCGAAGCCGAAGCGGCGATGGAGGCCAAGCGCGCCGCCATCAAGTCCGGCGCCTTTGAGGTTCCGATCATGCCCGAGGAGCCGAAGTAA